Proteins from one Coffea arabica cultivar ET-39 chromosome 8c, Coffea Arabica ET-39 HiFi, whole genome shotgun sequence genomic window:
- the LOC113707200 gene encoding Golgi SNAP receptor complex member 1-1, producing MDPPSSWDSLRKQARKLEAQLDEQMHLYRKLVATKIDSTSDSDLESGIDQLLKHLHQVNLQMQAWVSSGGSEIFSHTLTRHQEILQDLTQEFNRLRSSHRAKKEHASLLEDFREFDRTRLDLEDGGGSYEQALLKERASVTRSTGQMDTVISQAQETLKTLMFQRSTFGGINSKLSNIGSRLPTVNHILSAIRKKKSMDTIILSLVAAVCTFLILIYWLTK from the exons GCAAGGAAGCTGGAAGCACAATTGGATGAGCAGATGCATTTGTATCGTAAATTAGTTGCTACAAAGATTGATAGCACTAGTGACAGTGATCTTGAATCTGGAATAGATCAATTGCTCAAACATCTTCATCAAGTGAATTTGCAAATGCAAGCTTGGGTTTCATCAGGAGGATCAGAAATATTTTCTCATACATTAACTCGACATCAAGAAATTCTTCAAGATCTTACTCAG GAGTTTAACCGGCTGCGCTCCAGTCACAGAGCTAAGAAAGAGCATGCTTCATTGCTAGAGGATTTCAGGGAGTTTGATCGGACAAGATTAGACTTGGAAGATGGTGGTGGTTCTTATGAGCAAGCCCTACTAAAGGAGCGTGCATCTGTTACTAGGAGTACAGGGCAG ATGGACACCGTCAtctctcaagctcaagaaaCCCTTAAAACTCTCATGTTTCAACGGTCTACATTTGGGGGCATTAATTCAAAGCTTAGTAATATTGGCAGCCGCCTTCCAACA GTCAACCATATACTTTCAGCCATAAGGAAGAAAAAGTCGATGGATACCATCATCCTCTCATTAGTTGCCGCTGTCTGCACGTTTTTAATCCTGATTTATTGGTTAACAAAATAG